From the Oncorhynchus nerka isolate Pitt River linkage group LG28, Oner_Uvic_2.0, whole genome shotgun sequence genome, one window contains:
- the LOC115112816 gene encoding pro-adrenomedullin-like, translated as MKLILQSFLYGCLLATIAQSVAGFKLEISPELKKRLSIWMQSRSRQDLNSFSAERIAESVQFVSPEDVRNNLIPHSSTDISIRTKRSKISVNQAWRPGCSLGTCTVHDLAHRIHQLNNKLKIGSAPIDKISPQGYGRRRRSLPERRATLRLEGGRLRPVWGNANSHVHKLEELLRRT; from the exons ATGAAACTGATCCTGCAGTCTTTCCTCTACGGCTGTCTGCTGGCCACCATTGCACAGAGTGTGGCTGGATTCAAACTTGAAATTAGCCCAGAGCTCAAAAAGAG GTTGAGCATATGGATGCAGAGCAGATCGAGACAAGATCTAAACAGTTTTTCTGCagagaggatagcagagtctgTACAGTTTGTCAGCCCAGAAGACGTCAGGAACAACCTGATTCCTCATTCCAG caCTGACATCAGCATCCGAACCAAGAGGTCCAAAATTTCAGTGAACCAGGCCTGGAGACCGGGCTGCTCTCTGGGCACCTGCACTGTGCACGACCTGGCCCACCGCATCCACCAGCTCAACAACAAACTAAAGATTGGTAGTGCACCCATCGACAAGATCAGCCCACAAGGCTACGGCCGGAGGCGTCGTTCCCTCCCTGAGCGCAGGGCCACACTGAGGCTGGAGGGGGGCAGGCTGAGGCCTGTGTGGGGCAATGCAAACTCACATGTTCACAAGCTGGAGGAGCTGCTCAGACGGACATGA